The window GCTTCCGCTTCATTTTTCATTCCTGGTTGCATTGGAGTACCTTCGATACCGTTTGTTAATACATCTACGATATGCGCCTCATCTAAGCCGTGTAGGCTTGGACCAACACCACCAGATAAGTCACCACCGTGACAACCGATACAAGATTGTACTAATGCAGAACCGTCATCAGTAGCTTCAGCAGTTTCGCCACCACCCTCATGTTCAGCAGCAATTTCTTTCTTGTTATCTGCGCCTTGTAAAGACATGAAGAAAATAAGACCAATACCAAATGCCAGAATTAAGATGTAAGGAACGACTGGATTGTTTTTCATGTGTTTCCCCTCCTCATTTTTAAATCTACTTCTATTATAATATAGAATCAGTCAACATCTAATATTGTACTGCATTAAACATGAAACGAAAAGCCCTATTCGCTAAGTTTTCCTTTGTTTGTAACAAATTCGACATTTCAGTATCAATTGGTTAAAATATGTCTTGCTATCCCCAATTTTTGGACTTCTAAAAAACCTTTTCCACTCGTTAATAGTTATTTCTTCTTGCAACTATCTTTCCACATCAAACGCTTTCATATACCTGAAATCAACATGATTTTCATTATTTCATTTAACAGCATAGCTTAAAGTTAGAAACACAATAATTAGTGGCGTATCTATCATATCCAGTCTTTTGAATTACTTTGATGCAAATTTCTAATTACTATTTCACTAAATAAGCTATACTATTATTTCAATATATTATTAATATGTATTTTTCTCGATTTTCCCTTCCGTTTTTGCTAATTAAAAAAGTTATACTACTATTTTAGAAAAATAAAATAACCTCCTATGAGCTTTTGACCATAGGAGGGATCGGTTTATGTTAAGTTTATGATATAATAGCCGATTAGTGCCATTAACCCAAGAACACCTGAGACTGTGAAATAAAGTAGCTTCATTTTTATGCCTGACCACAGCCACACGCCACAATTTGCAGCAATCAAACCAAATAAGGCAAAATTATTCCCATTAAAATATGTAGTATAAATACGAATTGAAACACTAAATAACAAAATCGCGGCAATAATATGGAGTATAGGTGCCAACAAATTATTTTGCTTCACAACTCGGAACGCTATTATGAATAACGTAATCGCAGCTATAGTCACAACTACCGTTAAAATCATTGTTAAAGAAGGAACTGTAAAGTAGACAGACAAAAGTGCAATTGCGCTAATACATAAACCCACTATCAAAAATATCATTTTTCGTTTTTCTAAGGGCAAGACAGCCTGTTTATGAGTCGCAAACTCTAGTTCCTCTAAGTCTGTTCCTTCTGCATAAAGGGTTGCTAAAAAATCGCAGTAATGCTCAGGTAAAAGTTTATTTTGCTTCCAAAACAAAATCTCATTTAAGATAATTTTTTTACGAGGATTTGTCATAATGTATTCTCCAAACATTGCTTAATAATGGTTGTACTACAATTTTATCTCACAACCTTCAAAAGGACATCTGTAAAAAGTCGCAAAAAGGAGAACTTTTGACCCCTTCTAAATATATATTTTTATTTCTACTACATTCCGTTAGTAACTATATCATTTAAATTTTCAGGTATATTTGCTTCATCTAGACAATATTTATTGTGCAAAACTACTTAGTTTAGCTTATTTCCACTAAGATCTACTTAGCAACCTCCTGCTTGGGTACTAATACTTTTATACTCCTTTGAACCTCTCACGACTGAAGTTACGAATGTTCTGGCTGAATCCATAAAAAAAGATACCTTCCATTGAAGGTATCTTTTTACTAGAAATTATTCTAAGAAATCTTTTAATCGTTTACTACGAGAAGGGTGGCGTAATTTACGCAGTGCTTTGGCTTCAATTTGACGAATACGTTCACGTGTTACACCGAATACTTTCCCTACTTCTTCTAGAGTGCGAGTACGACCATCATCTAAACCAAAACGTAAACGTAGTACATTTTCTTCACGGTCAGTTAATGTATCTAACACATCTTCTAATTGTTCTTTTAACAGTTCATATGCTGCATGGTCAGAAGGAGATTGGGCTTCTGAATCCTCGATGAAGTCACCTAAGTGTGAATCGTCTTCTTCCCCGATTGGCGTTTCAAGAGATACTGGTTCTTGCGCAATTTTTAAAATTTCACGTACTTTTTCTGGTGTTAAATCCATTTCTTCACCGATTTCCTCTGGAGAAGGTTCACGGCCTAAATCCTGAAGTAATTGACGTTGTACACGGATTAATTTATTAATTGTTTCTACCATATGCACAGGAATACGGATTGTTCGCGCTTGGTCAGCAATTGCACGTGTAATTGCTTGACGAATCCACCACGTTGCATATGTCGAGAATTTAAAACCTTTACGATAGTCGAACTTTTCAACTGCCTTAATCAGTCCCATATTCCCTTCTTGGATTAAATCAAGGAATAACATTCCACGACCAACATACCGTTTCGCAATCGAAACAACTAAACGTAAGTTTGCTTCTGCTAGACGTTTACGCGCTTCCTCATCACCTTGTTCAATACGTTCTGCTAAAGCAATTTCTTGTTCAGCAGAAAGTAAATCAACTCGACCAATTTCTTTCAAATACATACGTACGGGATCATTAATCTTAACGCCAGGGGGTACGCTCAAATCATTTAAGTCAAAAGTTTCTTCACTAGCTTCTTCTTTCATTAAACTTTCTTCTTCAAATTCTTCTTTACCAATAATTTGAATATCTTTATGTTTTTCAAGATCTTCGGCGAAGTGAAAGACCTCTTCATTTTCCAACTCATAAGGTGATAATTTCTCTGAAATTTCTTTCATCGAAATTTCGCCATCTGTTT of the Lysinibacillus fusiformis genome contains:
- the cccA gene encoding cytochrome c550; translation: MKNNPVVPYILILAFGIGLIFFMSLQGADNKKEIAAEHEGGGETAEATDDGSALVQSCIGCHGGDLSGGVGPSLHGLDEAHIVDVLTNGIEGTPMQPGMKNEAEAKAIAEYISTLK
- the rpoD gene encoding RNA polymerase sigma factor RpoD, yielding MADKSERSKEVEVEITLDEAKKLLQEKAKTDGEISMKEISEKLSPYELENEEVFHFAEDLEKHKDIQIIGKEEFEEESLMKEEASEETFDLNDLSVPPGVKINDPVRMYLKEIGRVDLLSAEQEIALAERIEQGDEEARKRLAEANLRLVVSIAKRYVGRGMLFLDLIQEGNMGLIKAVEKFDYRKGFKFSTYATWWIRQAITRAIADQARTIRIPVHMVETINKLIRVQRQLLQDLGREPSPEEIGEEMDLTPEKVREILKIAQEPVSLETPIGEEDDSHLGDFIEDSEAQSPSDHAAYELLKEQLEDVLDTLTDREENVLRLRFGLDDGRTRTLEEVGKVFGVTRERIRQIEAKALRKLRHPSRSKRLKDFLE